The genomic DNA CCTAGCTCTGGCTAGTTTGAGCTCCCTGGTAGCAATGACAGATTAAAGCTAAAGCCTAAATAGCAATGTAAAGACAAGGAGACAAGATTTGACCTCCAAGGCTAGACGAGAAAAAGGAAGCCCAGCTAAGCCATCAATGATTCTTCTCTCTAGTTGCAAACTTTAAAAAAGAACCCCTCCTTCACCCCTCGGCTTTTTCCAACCAGCATAGTTCCAGATTGATTGAGCACCTTATATTCTCTTTTGGGATTAGGCTAGCCTTACATTATACACGCCGAAAGTATCTTGACGACAACCTTCTCGACATTCAGATCCGGCGAACCCCAGCGAACGCACCAAAAGCGAACAGAACACCATAAAAAGGACTTTTTCGTGATAGATAATTTACCACGGAGTATCTCTTGGGGCTATAGTCACTAGCCTTGAATTTTTCAAGGCTTACGATTTTCTGCAGGCCAAGATATCTTATGCCGAATGCGAAATAGACTCTGGCACAACAACGGTCAACAGGCAGACCGGTTTCACATCAAGGTATCGAGAATACTACCTCACCATGAAGATCCTTTGTCTTCATGGAAAAGGCTCCAGTGCGAAAATATTCAAGTCGCAGACAGGTACGTGTCTCTGTTTTGTTCTTATCGAAAGCTGTTAGACATAGGTTTGGTTAATTCATGAGGGAAACAGCTTCATTCAGAAGGAAACTCTCTAGCCATCCTATTTTATTCGACTTCGTAGACGGGCCTTGCCAATCAGCGCCAGCTGCCGGAATCGATATTTTCTATTCCCCTCCTTATTATCGCTTCTAGACTGGAGATTCTCCGGCAGATATACAGGCAGCGCACTCTTGGCTATTGGATCTGATCGCTCGGTCAGGCCCTTATGATGGTGTAATGATGTTCTCTCAAGGCTGTGACCTTATCTCCACTCTCTGGCTCTATCATCGAAGAGCATCTCCAGGAACACCTTTTCCGTTCAAAATAGCAATATTCATTTGCGGCTCGATATCCTTGACAGTTATTGAAGACATAGGATTTAAGGTACCAGACGAGGCTTGGCAAATATCTGAGAGATGTCAACAATCCCTCTTTGCACAGTCGACGTCTTCTGCGATCCTTGCCGGAGGACAGGACAGATGGGCCTGTCCCGTTCTAGCTAACACTGAAACTGTCCACTCTAAGGAAGAAAGCCTAATTTTTGGGCTGGATTTTGCCAAAATACTGCCAGACTTCCTTCTTCCAATACCGACGGTACATATATATGGGTCCAGAGATCCGATTTGCCCATCTAGCATGCAGCTAGCCAAACTGTGTGAGCCGAGGTTCAGGAGACTTTACGACCATAAGGGTGGGCACGAAATACCTCGACAAAACGATGTCTCTGAAGCGATAGCTGAGCTAGTAGAGTGGTGCATTTCAGCATAAAGTCTGTCCCTATGTAACGAAAACCCCCGTGTGCCGAAAATAACCAATCGGATTACGAGGGTCGTAGAGAAGTGTGTCACCCTTGCGATCCAATTGGTCATTTTCGGCACACGGGTTTCTCGTCACATAGGGACGGATTTTACCCTTCGAACATGCTCAGAACGCAGCATACGGGGCGCAACCCCCGCAGCAGCCACCATCATGGCCTCCGTATCGGGGGAAACGCAAAGGGAAGGGGGGAGGGCGCCATTACGAACTGGGTAGGTGGGCGAACATTTTGTTGTTAATGTTgtcgctgctgctgctgtagtagtagtagtagtagtagtagtagtagtagtagaaAAGTTATTACTGTACTTAGTAAGCAGTACAGTTGTTCCGGCCACATGAGATAATGTGCACTGTCTCTAATTACTGAACGAATTACACTCTGAGGCTCCGCCCGTCGGAAGATCTTGTAGGCCTCGATCCCTTCATTTTTATGTTACAAGTAACAAGAAGGATTTTCTCCTTGACAAGTGACGAGATGGCTGAAGGCCTATGGACGCCCACGTCAGAAGGTAATGATCATCGCGAGGCTCTGATCATCCTGTCCCTTGGGACCCCCAGTGGTTTCCCAACCATTTGTTGTCATACCCAGGGAGAGGGTATCCTTCCTGCTGTTACTTGCAGAGATGCCAAAAAACAAGCTTTTTGATTGACTTGATTGATTCTTGATCCAAAAGCTCAAACAAGTCAAGATCAATTCGCCTATAGTGTTTTCTCAATCAAGAACAAATCGAGGCCCTGTTCttgattgaattgattgATTAGATTGATCATGTACTAATAGCAGGGCGGTTTTCGAGGTATTTCATGAGGTTGTTGGGCTGTAGATAATATCGATGGAGTGATAGATTAGCGGTGTTGAGTTTCGATTAGTAAGCAACCTTCTGATCCGGCTTAACCGTGCCAAGGCTTAGCTTATTACTAAGCTAAGTCAGCTGCGCTGACACTCGCCGCAGGCGAGTGCCGACGCTCCATACAATATTACCGTCCCAACGATATTTTTTCACAACTCTATTACTCAAATCCCTTCTTATAACCCCTACAATGGCCCAATCGCAAATCTTAGTTAATGATCGCATTTCGGAGATCTTGAAGTCTATTGAAGATATCCCAAAGCCTAATTTTAAGCAATTGGCGCGCGAGCACGGCGTCCCATACCAGCGATTACTCGCCCGATCAAAGGGCCGCCCAACACGCTCTGAGCGTCCCTCTAGCACGTACAAGCTTACTGAGGCGCAAGACCGTGCACTATACGATTATATCGCACGTCTTGATGAACTTGGCGTTTGTGTACGACTGCCTATGATTGTATCGTGTGTCAATTATCTTCTTCAACAAGCTCATGATGGTCCTGGTCCTCCACCAACTGCAAGCTCGCGATGGGCAAAACAATGGCTCAAACGGCAACCTGAGCTTCACGTACGACGACAGCGATCTCTTAATCTTAATCGCGCACTTGCGCATGATTCAGACTCCATTGTTAAGTGGTTTGACACCTTTACTAGTCTGATTTGTCGAACTACAAAAAGGCCGACCTTCCTGCAGTTGTAGCATGAAGGTATATATAGTGGATAGTCTGACATGATTCAGACGCATGGTATCCCACCATCAGATATCTGGAACTTCGACGAGACTGGCTTTCGCATTGGAATTGGAAAAGATCAGTGGGTTATTACTTTTGAACCTCGCCGCCGTGTATATCTACCGACGCCTGATGATCGTACATCATTGACTGTAACCGAGTGCGTCAATGCCGCAGGCCACGCTATCCCACCAATGATTATTATTGAAGGCGACGCACTCCTTGAGCGCTACTTCACCGATTTACCTGATAATTACCTTATTGCGCACAGCGACAGTGGCTACACAGACGATCAATTAAGTGTTGAGTGGGTAAAGAACTTCGTACAACAGAGCCAGAAGCACATTCAAGGGGTATATCGGCTGCTCTTGTTCGACGGATTTGATTCACACTGCACCCAAGAGTTTCTAGAAGTCCTTGAGGATCACAAGGTTATTGCCTATCGCCTGCCTCCACATACATCTCACTTTCTCCAACCGCTTGATGTAGGCTGTTTCCAGCCGTACAAGCACTGGCACGCACAGGCTGTTGATTATGCAACCCGAACAGGCTCTACAGCTTTCAACAAGGTTGAGTTCTTAGCTGCTATCGAGTCAATCCGCGCCTACACATTCAAGTCCCGTACAATACAAAAGGGCTGGCAGGACTCAGGATTATATCCATTGGATATCAAGCGCGTCAAGAATAATATACAGAGAGATTTTGCTGATTGGGATACTGATTGCCAAGATACTGGTAGCAGTAGTAATGATAGTAGTAGCAACGCTACTATAGATGgaacaccaccaccaccagaGCTAAACACGCCTCTAACAATCCGGACGCTTAAGCGTAATATTGACTATTGTCTGGAGAATGAGGAGCTTAGCGAGAACGTAAAACGTACGCTATTTGGAGCGTATAATATGTCTGTTGCTGGAGACCAAGCAATTGGTGAACTGCGCACCATGACTTCGATTGCACAATCGCGGCGATCACGCCAACAAAGGACCCGTACGATTCTTAAATCTTCAATGGGAGTTATTTACTCCCATTCAGCACGAAAGATGGTTCAAAATAAGCTTGCAGCTGAGCTAGGCCAGCTTAAGTTTGAATATTCGAAGATGAAGGGCATGCCGATTATGAAAAAGAAGCGGCATTTCCAAGCTTACCAACCAGTACATGAGCAATTACAACGTGTGTGGGCATCGATGCGTGCTGCAGGTTTACAAGCATATGGAAACCAGTATAATAACTAGCGTTGTTGAGTTGTTATTTAATAGTTTATCAAAGGTAGTTGAAAAAATATCGTTGGGACTGTtggcatacacacggtgtgtcgcctaatgaggcccaatgtaccgcctcgatcctacttcggcccaactcggacccaacgttatgtataccttcgtagcccccacattcgtagaatcatcatacaccggaataccaatacacaagattaccttagttactgttattcaccgtacgatcgtacaaggccttccaacagGGACAGTAATATTGTATGGAGCGTCGGCACTCGCCTGCGGCGAGTGTCAGCGCAGCTGACTTAGCTTAGTAATAAGCTAAGCCTTGGCACGGTTACCCTGCAACATACTATCAGCGTTCAACATCAGCCTATattattggaacaaggtccctctagtagtatgactactatggataaccgagtgggaggagggacaaggcggggtggctgcaacgtattgtattgactatcgtGTCATGTGTCAAGCTCTCAGGCTGTTGTGGTGGATGCcattgcccaccgggcagtgcctgccacaccagcacatcatgtgacccccaagcaccttctacctggactgaacccagatattctcaacatATATCTTATATCAGCGCCCATCGCGATCGCCATTTCTAAGTTTCTTACGCGCTGTAACTATCCGTTATGCCTCCGAAGGCCTCCAAACGCGCTGCTGATCGCGCTGCTGCGCCAAATAAACGCGTCAAAGTCAACAACAACTCTCAATCGCAGTCCGAGCTGCCTGTACGAACCTCACCGCGCAAAGCCCTCGAGGTTGCAGCTAGCCAAGCTACAGATGAGGCTCCGTTCGAATCGCAGCTGCGCAACCTGCTGCCCGATAACGCGATCGATCCGCCAACTGAGGGCTCACGAGCTGCTACAGAGGCTTCAACTGAGGCGTCTGATAACTACGATGGAGGCGAGCTCGATAGCCGCTTTGAGGATAGGCACGATGGCCTCGATTGGGCTCATATACCGCGGTTTATGAAGCCGCTGAGGACGCTCAAGGGCAAGAAAAGCTGGGTCTTTGAGCACGGCTATCGCCTCGCCTTAATAGCTGATCCGCAGAGGACTTTCTGGATCTGCAGGCATTGCTATAAACATCAGAAATCAGAGGGGAAGCAGACGATAGAGGTGACGCTATCAACAACTGCTGCGATAACTCACATGGCACAGAACAGAGTTGGCCACCGCCTCAACCGTCAGGGCCAGCTCGCCAGGGCTGCGCTACCTCGAGGTCAGACGTCCCTGCGATTACTGAGCGATAGCGGGGTTGCTGTATCGCAGGAGGTCGCAAATCAGATcggaaacttcgacgtacaagGCTTTCGATATGCTGCTATTAGCTGGTTAGTTGATAACAACCACGCTctccgcgagtttgagacCCCAGCTTTCCGTGAGATGATAGCGTACGCCAATCCAGAGGCGGCAGAAGCTCTATGGGTGAGTCGTACTAGCGTCGCGAGCTTTGTTATGAGGCTCTATCGCCACCTTGAACCGCAGGTTGTCAACGATCTGTCGCGATCAATTAGTCAGATCCATATCAGCTTTGACgggtggacgacaaagggtAGCAAACGAGGGTTTTTTGGTATTGTCGCTCATTACGCTGACGCCTGTGGTAACATTAGGGACCTGCCTATTGCGCTACCGCAGCTTACCGGCGCTCACAGCGGTGATCGGATTGCTGATATAGTTGCAAAGACGATGCAACAGTTTAGTATTGATCGTTCTAAGCTAggctacttcgtcctcgaTAACGCATCCTCAAACGATCGAGCTGTCGCCAAACTCAGCGAGTTATACGACTTCGAAGCTCCTtatcgccgcctccgctgcgcACCTCACACGCTCAACCTTGTGGGCCAGACGATCATGTTTGGACTTGACAAGGAGGCGTATAACAACGACATTGTTGACGAACATGATACAGAGGCGCGATACCTGCGAGACTGGCGAAGAGACGGCCCGCTAGGAGTACTGATCGATATCctcaactacatcaaaacgCCTCAGCAACATGATTTGTTCGCATCGCTTCAGCGCTCAGTCAACGATCGATCGCACACAAAAACAATACTAGAGCCGATTAAGCCTGTTGTTACGCGATGGAACAGCTATCACGACGCCTTTGAGCGCGCAGTTCAGTTGTCAGAAACCTTCAACCTATACGCCAACACTCATATCGATCGCACCGCGCGCGACGACGCATATGCGCACTCGCGCGATAACAAGCTACCCGACGCGCCCTCTTGGATGCGATCTGGCGGGCTAAAATCAGCAGATTGGGCGGTGATAACCGAGTATATCGAGGTGTTGAAGCCGCTCAAGGAGGCTACAAAACGCCTTGAGGCGCGCGGTAAACAAGGAAGCTTTGGAGCTATATACGAGGTTATCCCAGTATTCGAATACGTACTTGGAGCTTACGAGGCGATACTCAGGACCTACGATcacgtcgacttcaacgctcatCCTGAGGCTCCAGAAGATCACCTCGCGATCAACCTCAAAGCTGCCTGGCGCAAGGCCACCGCTTACTATACCAAACTCGATGCCTCGCCCGCCTACTATAGCGCAACTTGCCTCCACCcatactacaagaactactgcTCAAATAGCTGGCGCGAGAAGCCTCACTGGATTGTCTCAAACGAGGCAGAGTTGCAGCAACTGTGGGCGCGATATAAGCCTATATCGCTGCCAGTCGCGCGCCCGAGGCCGCCGCGATCAGGCGGTATCGACGACGCGATCGCTGCGCTCGTCAACTTTGAGCCTGCAAACGAGGTGGATATATCAAAGATAGACGAGCTTAATTGCTGGCGGCGATATGAGCCAGCGTGGACAAAAGAGCAGTTTGAGCAGGAGGGTAATCCAATTAAGTATTGGATCAGCCTGCGATCGCGATATCCAAAGTTATCACGATTGGCAATCGATCTACTCACTATACCAGCTAGTAGCTGTCAATGCGAGCGCCTGTTCAGCGATCTTGGCGACCTATTAGAGCCCTGCAGGCGGAAGATCGGGTCTCAACTGCTAGCGGCTATCCAATGTACCCGCAGTTGGAGAAGAGCAGGATTCAAGCCTCATTATAGCCAGGAGGATAGCCTTACTGATCAGGAGATGATCAGAATCTACGATATATACGAGTGGGAGAAGGATAACTAGAGGTAgtattggaacaaggtccctctagtagtatgactactatggataaccgagtgggaggagggacaaggcggggtggctacaacgtattgtattgactatcgtgttatctctcctcctctcaggctgttgtggtggatgccattgcccaccgggcagtgcctgccacaccagcacatcatgtgacccccaagcaccttctacctggactgaacccagatattctcaacaggTAGCTATATAAGATCGCCCTAGATCGCATATCAAACATGATCAAGAGCATCAAAACTTCAATCAATTACGACTCTAAAGCAGCTTCAATCAAATCAATTTCAATCGCGACCTCATGAAACTTCAATCAATCTCAATCAGCGGCctcagattgattgatttgattgttggcatCTCTGGTTACTTGTAACAGGAAGGTTGTGCAGTCGCGCGTATTCTGAGAGGTTGGGCTTGCGGAGGCGTCTCAGCTCAACAACGGCGTCAGCTATTTCCCTAGAGGATCTCTCGTAACTAGTAGGTGCTCTGGTACGTCGTGACATTTTTCTGCGTAAAAAGATTTGTATTtcttgctgtagaagttTACGAATAACGTGGTTCACAAGCGAGTCGGCCACTTTGCACCGGCGCGTTAACTTCAAGACATTATAACGGACTTTTATCACAGTTAATAAACTATTGCGATATGCCAAATTAATTATTAGAATCGACATTATCACTTGCACTATCTATCACAACCGCGCAGGTACGAACGTTATGTCCAGTCTGGCTGCAACGCCCGCATCGCCTATCTCCTCGCACCCTCTTCGACGCACtctcaccaccaccaccacgaCGGCTATCTGCCTGTTCAGCTAGTACTTCTTGTACCTCACCAATAGTGAGAGTCTCTTCTGTCCGTACGTATCGCCGCTTACGGCTCTTACGCTTTGTTGCTGTATCTAGAGCGGCTTCAAGGCTACCTACTTTCTCGCGCAGTAACACCATCTCATGTGCTATCTGTTGCGCACCTTTACTAAGCTGCGCGATCTTTTCGTCAAGAGAACTTGCAGAAGACCCAGGGCGGTTTCTTACTCTCTGTCGAATAAGAGTACTTTGAGCCTCGACTTCGCACGCGTTGCGTGGTGTCTGCGCCTCCCAGGTAGCTGCCCGTTGTGGTGATTGTTTTGGCGTCTGCACCACCACATCAAGCTTTGATAGCACAGCCTGTGGGTCATGTGGAACTAAGCCAGCGGCTCTAAACCCAGCTTGGATGTTCTCCTTCGTGATAGACTGCTCGAAAGCAGCCTTAAAGGCTGGTAGGAAGGTCTCCTTACTGATATAGTTGGTGCGGTTGCGTGCCAAGCCCGAAACAGCGTCGCCGTACTTGCGCTTCAACGGCGAGAAGCAGGCGACATCAAGGGGCTGTAATAGATGAGACGAGTGCGCAGGCATACAGAGAAGAATAATATTCTTCTCCTTGCAAAGATCTTGAAATTCGACCGAGCAGTGGCTCTCATGGCCGTCGATAATGAGCAGTCGATACCCACCTACAGTATGCCTCTTTGTATGGGTATCAAAGTGCTCTAACCAGGCAAGAGCAAGCTGATTgttcgtccagccattagGACTAACTTCAAGAACCCAGTTGGTAGGCAGGTCTTTGAACAAGACGTCGATAAGTACCTTGCCCGCAAAGATAATGAAGGGGGGTAGCTGGCGACCCGACGCGCCCACGCCTTAGAGCACAGTAACCCACTCTCTGTTGCCTGGCTGTATCCGCTTCTTTTTGCCATATCCTTCTGAGCCTATGATAACTAACTATTGAGAAGCTGacactattagtagtagtatgactacctaatagagcgctctctaaggcacaacggtagtggtggtacagattcgtattgtattgactaaggagctattcacacgttcgtagatccgtgttgcgtgcagctgcgtccaagctccccgctaggacccacctgcacgtgtcaccaatcatgtgactactcctccgcttgataccaccaagtcacttacggactgtattctcaacactaACTGTAATAaaatcttgcccatcataaagctAGTTTCATTAAAGTTGTAGATATCGTCGTCCACAATACCCCACTTCTGCTTTATCGTCTTGACTAGATCAAACTAGCGCTGGATAGCTGCTGGATCTTCGCAAGCAGCTCGCTAGTGATCATATGGACGGCTCCAGCGCGTACGGAGCTCAGGGGTTCTCTTAACGAAGTTATCGACCCAGTTCTTGCCAACAGGGTTACCCTCCCGCTCATGTAATAGTTTATCAGCCATTGCTCGAACGTCAG from Pyrenophora tritici-repentis strain M4 chromosome 8, whole genome shotgun sequence includes the following:
- a CDS encoding Dimer-Tnp-hAT domain containing protein, giving the protein MPPKASKRAADRAAAPNKRVKVNNNSQSQSELPVRTSPRKALEVAASQATDEAPFESQLRNLLPDNAIDPPTEGSRAATEASTEASDNYDGGELDSRFEDRHDGLDWAHIPRFMKPLRTLKGKKSWVFEHGYRLALIADPQRTFWICRHCYKHQKSEGKQTIEVTLSTTAAITHMAQNRVGHRLNRQGQLARAALPRGQTSLRLLSDSGVAVSQEVANQIGNFDVQGFRYAAISWLVDNNHALREFETPAFREMIAYANPEAAEALWVSRTSVASFVMRLYRHLEPQVVNDLSRSISQIHISFDGWTTKGSKRGFFGIVAHYADACGNIRDLPIALPQLTGAHSGDRIADIVAKTMQQFSIDRSKLGYFVLDNASSNDRAVAKLSELYDFEAPYRRLRCAPHTLNLVGQTIMFGLDKEAYNNDIVDEHDTEARYLRDWRRDGPLGVLIDILNYIKTPQQHDLFASLQRSVNDRSHTKTILEPIKPVVTRWNSYHDAFERAVQLSETFNLYANTHIDRTARDDAYAHSRDNKLPDAPSWMRSGGLKSADWAVITEYIEVLKPLKEATKRLEARGKQGSFGAIYEVIPVFEYVLGAYEAILRTYDHVDFNAHPEAPEDHLAINLKAAWRKATAYYTKLDASPAYYSATCLHPYYKNYCSNSWREKPHWIVSNEAELQQLWARYKPISLPVARPRPPRSGGIDDAIAALVNFEPANEVDISKIDELNCWRRYEPAWTKEQFEQEGNPIKYWISLRSRYPKLSRLAIDLLTIPASSCQCERLFSDLGDLLEPCRRKIGSQLLAAIQCTRSWRRAGFKPHYSQEDSLTDQEMIRIYDIYEWEKDN